One Streptomyces sp. R28 DNA window includes the following coding sequences:
- a CDS encoding methyltransferase domain-containing protein, producing MSAGVLTSDWAPAYAKVPRSAFLPDLMWPFDMQTGKSVPVSKSSDPATWQEYADADVPIVTQWDDGQHTGIEPGSVSTSSASMPSVVFRMLRDLDVQPGIRVLEIGTGTGWNAALMAHRNGAENVITVEVDGAIADAARSALARCGLPVRVVHGDGYKGFVDGAPYDRIIATAGTRSIPFAWVEQCRPQGVIVAPWGTHYGNGDAVVRLAVSGGGGEASGPFTGPVEFMKLRSQRLLPVVHTEYVSDDNTADREKSETSITESELMGEGRFSPQSFAIGLRVRNCVHAVAEKRDGARPVWFYGLTDRSWACVLFRENDTASVWQSGPRRLWEEIETAYRWWEDRGKPGHERFGLTVTAEGQRAWLDNPADSWPG from the coding sequence ATGTCTGCTGGGGTTCTGACTTCGGATTGGGCACCCGCGTACGCCAAGGTTCCGCGCTCCGCTTTTCTGCCAGATCTCATGTGGCCTTTCGATATGCAGACAGGGAAGAGTGTTCCTGTCTCCAAATCGAGCGACCCGGCCACTTGGCAGGAATACGCGGACGCCGATGTGCCCATCGTCACGCAATGGGACGATGGCCAGCATACGGGCATTGAGCCGGGTTCGGTCTCTACCTCTTCCGCTTCCATGCCTAGTGTTGTTTTCCGAATGCTGCGCGACCTGGATGTGCAGCCCGGAATTCGGGTTTTGGAAATCGGCACGGGGACCGGATGGAACGCGGCTCTGATGGCGCACAGGAATGGCGCTGAGAACGTCATCACAGTCGAAGTCGACGGAGCCATCGCCGATGCAGCCCGATCGGCCCTCGCGCGCTGCGGCCTTCCCGTGCGCGTCGTGCACGGCGACGGATACAAGGGCTTCGTGGATGGGGCCCCGTATGACCGGATCATCGCGACGGCCGGCACCCGGTCCATTCCGTTCGCGTGGGTGGAGCAGTGCCGACCACAAGGGGTCATCGTCGCCCCATGGGGGACCCACTACGGCAATGGTGACGCTGTGGTCCGGCTCGCCGTTTCTGGGGGCGGAGGGGAGGCTTCAGGTCCTTTCACGGGGCCGGTGGAATTCATGAAGCTTCGGTCGCAGCGACTCTTGCCCGTGGTGCATACCGAGTATGTCAGCGACGACAACACCGCCGACCGTGAGAAGTCGGAAACCTCCATTACGGAAAGCGAATTGATGGGGGAGGGGCGGTTCAGTCCGCAGAGTTTCGCTATTGGGCTCCGTGTGCGGAATTGCGTGCACGCTGTCGCAGAAAAGCGTGACGGTGCACGGCCCGTGTGGTTTTACGGGCTCACGGACCGATCATGGGCGTGCGTCCTCTTCCGCGAAAATGACACGGCGTCAGTCTGGCAATCCGGTCCGCGCCGGTTGTGGGAGGAAATCGAGACTGCCTACCGCTGGTGGGAGGACAGGGGGAAACCAGGGCATGAGCGGTTTGGGCTCACCGTGACAGCGGAAGGCCAAAGAGCCTGGCTGGACAACCCGGCCGATTCATGGCCGGGCTGA
- a CDS encoding SH3 domain-containing protein, whose amino-acid sequence MERKTLRTLVVSGALVAGVGLVGVSAASAVVPSGPSGAAVSASTPSAVHGAAAESVNYAVTRAATVDGLRVRMGPGTDSLILGQIYAGEPVQVITSTRVSGGQQWDLVMLQSDSAGGLPGGYVGWVTDAYLY is encoded by the coding sequence ATGGAGCGTAAGACTCTGCGGACGCTGGTCGTGTCGGGCGCGCTGGTCGCGGGCGTCGGCCTGGTGGGCGTGTCGGCGGCGTCGGCGGTGGTTCCGTCGGGTCCGTCCGGGGCGGCGGTGAGTGCGTCGACTCCGTCGGCGGTCCACGGCGCGGCGGCCGAGTCCGTCAACTACGCGGTGACGCGTGCGGCGACCGTGGATGGGCTCCGGGTGAGGATGGGGCCGGGTACGGATTCGCTGATACTGGGTCAGATCTATGCGGGCGAACCGGTGCAGGTCATCACGTCCACGCGCGTCAGTGGCGGGCAGCAGTGGGACCTGGTCATGTTGCAGAGTGACTCGGCGGGCGGCCTGCCGGGCGGCTATGTCGGATGGGTCACGGACGCATACCTGTACTAA
- a CDS encoding GntR family transcriptional regulator, protein MAAREHIERAPSMYMQVAQRMANDIRAGRYQPGELLPSETQMVEMYGVGKHTARSAVAELRRMGLVESQQGKGSIVLAVGGVLPATRVERSIQRTTKGSWRLPETTQTEAPAVSRGVLDGPSAALLDQQDQDAINVDRMLYDPATGARMAHRVLIPLATAADVPTLAEQPDAEVAELYRQLGEAGLSLSFTEHVTARTPYPDERAALGLSDASPLLITYRVTADADQDRPLLCEELKAPAATCQLTFPVTPTKAPAKRATRRRS, encoded by the coding sequence ATGGCAGCCCGAGAGCACATCGAACGCGCACCCTCCATGTACATGCAGGTGGCTCAGCGCATGGCCAACGACATCCGGGCAGGCCGCTACCAGCCCGGCGAGCTGCTGCCGTCCGAGACTCAGATGGTGGAGATGTACGGGGTCGGCAAGCACACCGCGCGCTCCGCTGTAGCCGAGCTGCGCCGCATGGGACTGGTCGAGTCGCAGCAGGGCAAGGGCAGCATCGTCCTTGCCGTGGGCGGAGTCCTTCCCGCCACCCGCGTTGAACGGTCCATCCAGCGCACGACGAAGGGGAGTTGGCGGCTTCCGGAGACGACGCAGACCGAGGCGCCCGCCGTCAGCAGGGGCGTGCTGGACGGCCCCTCAGCAGCCCTGTTGGACCAGCAGGACCAGGACGCCATCAACGTCGACCGCATGCTGTATGACCCGGCGACCGGCGCCCGTATGGCTCACCGTGTTCTGATCCCGCTTGCCACCGCAGCCGACGTGCCCACCCTCGCCGAGCAGCCCGATGCCGAGGTAGCCGAGCTGTACCGGCAGCTTGGCGAGGCCGGACTCAGCCTGTCGTTCACCGAGCACGTCACCGCCCGCACCCCCTACCCGGACGAGCGCGCCGCACTCGGACTCAGCGACGCCAGCCCCCTGCTCATCACCTACCGCGTGACCGCCGATGCCGACCAGGACCGCCCGCTGTTGTGCGAGGAACTGAAGGCGCCCGCCGCCACCTGCCAGCTCACCTTCCCCGTGACGCCGACGAAGGCCCCCGCCAAGCGCGCCACCCGCCGCCGATCCTGA